Proteins encoded together in one Corallococcus soli window:
- a CDS encoding pirin family protein, translated as MSWEEDLQGREPPPSLETLIVPRVRDLGDGFTVRRALPSARRRMVGPFIFLDQMGPADFDPGRGLDVRPHPHIGLSTVTYLFEGEILHRDSLGVVQSIRPGAVNWMTAGQGIVHSERTGPDTRAAGGRLLGIQAWLALPHQHEETAPSFVHHPHDTLAIVEGEGVHLTVIAGAMHGGKSPVRTHSDLFYADARLEAGARFKLPAEHEERGLYLVEGTVDVEGTRFQPGELLVFKPGSEIILGSEGPARMMLLGGEPMDGPRYLFWNFVSSSKERLEVAKADWKEGRFAQVPQETEFIPLPPDDPPAPVRYP; from the coding sequence ATGAGCTGGGAAGAGGACCTGCAGGGGCGCGAGCCCCCACCGTCGCTGGAGACGCTCATCGTCCCCCGGGTGCGCGACCTGGGTGACGGCTTCACCGTGCGCCGGGCCCTGCCCTCCGCGCGCCGCCGCATGGTGGGCCCGTTCATCTTCCTGGATCAGATGGGCCCCGCGGACTTCGACCCCGGCCGGGGCCTGGACGTGCGCCCGCACCCGCACATCGGCCTGTCCACCGTCACCTACCTCTTCGAGGGCGAAATCCTCCACCGGGACTCGCTGGGCGTCGTGCAGTCCATCCGCCCCGGCGCCGTGAACTGGATGACCGCCGGCCAGGGCATCGTCCACTCCGAACGCACCGGCCCCGACACCCGCGCCGCCGGAGGCCGCCTCCTGGGCATCCAGGCCTGGCTCGCCCTCCCCCACCAGCACGAGGAGACCGCCCCCTCCTTCGTCCACCACCCCCACGACACCCTCGCCATCGTCGAAGGCGAAGGCGTCCACCTGACCGTCATCGCCGGCGCCATGCACGGCGGGAAGTCCCCGGTGCGCACGCACTCCGACCTCTTCTACGCGGACGCGCGCCTGGAGGCCGGAGCCCGCTTCAAGCTCCCCGCCGAACACGAGGAGCGCGGCCTGTACCTGGTCGAAGGCACCGTGGACGTGGAGGGCACCCGCTTCCAGCCCGGCGAGCTGCTGGTGTTCAAGCCGGGCAGTGAAATCATCCTGGGCAGCGAAGGGCCCGCGCGGATGATGCTGCTGGGCGGCGAGCCCATGGACGGCCCGCGCTACCTGTTCTGGAACTTCGTGTCGTCCTCCAAGGAGCGCCTGGAGGTCGCCAAGGCGGACTGGAAGGAGGGCCGCTTCGCCCAGGTGCCGCAGGAGACGGAGTTCATCCCCCTGCCCCCGGACGACCCGCCGGCCCCCGTGCGCTACCCGTAG
- a CDS encoding sensor histidine kinase, which produces MTPSAPTILNVNDDLASRYVTTRVLSLAGFQILEAGTGGETLALADENTDLVILDVRLPDISGLEVCRRLKASPRTRNALVLHLSAQAVGAADRAQGLEHGADAYLVAPVDPEELVAQVHALLRLRRAEREVRVLSDQVQQQRRLLDLAMSAAADPIALYDGDGTLIFANQAVAASRGSHHVHVPGRSMDALRAMDPQLEPYARSLEEARRTGQVQRGRVTLSSDLGPRHFEYTMSPAPGPTGAVEAVIATGRDITEVRNAEDFREQFIGILGHDLRNPLNALSMSAQQLQRQGEMTERQKVFTGRILISAERMDRMIRQLLDFARARLGSGLPVMRSRCDLFDVVRGAVDESRASHPHREVLLELMGDGRGAWDVDRLEQVVGNLLSNALKFSPPETSVRVSAEGTPTEAVLRVHNLGTPIPEDQLPHLFAAWRRAGRSEREQGVSAGLGLGLYITEQIVRAHGGTVQVTSTQARGTTFTVRLPRG; this is translated from the coding sequence ATGACTCCCTCCGCGCCCACCATCCTCAACGTCAACGACGACCTGGCCAGTCGCTACGTCACCACCCGCGTGCTGTCCCTGGCGGGCTTCCAGATCCTGGAGGCGGGCACCGGAGGGGAGACGCTGGCGCTCGCGGATGAGAACACCGACCTGGTCATCCTGGACGTCCGGCTGCCGGACATCAGCGGCCTGGAGGTGTGTCGGCGCCTGAAGGCTTCGCCGCGCACGCGCAACGCGCTGGTGCTGCACCTGTCCGCGCAGGCGGTGGGGGCCGCGGACCGGGCGCAGGGGCTGGAGCACGGCGCGGACGCGTACCTCGTCGCGCCGGTGGATCCGGAGGAGCTGGTGGCCCAGGTGCATGCGCTGCTGCGCCTGCGCCGCGCCGAGCGCGAGGTGCGCGTGCTCTCCGATCAGGTGCAGCAGCAGCGCCGGCTCCTGGACCTGGCCATGTCCGCGGCGGCGGACCCCATCGCGCTCTACGACGGGGACGGCACGCTCATCTTCGCCAACCAGGCCGTGGCCGCGTCGCGCGGGTCGCACCACGTGCACGTGCCCGGCCGGAGCATGGACGCGCTGCGCGCGATGGATCCGCAGCTGGAGCCCTACGCCCGGTCGCTGGAGGAGGCCCGGCGCACGGGGCAGGTGCAGCGGGGCCGCGTCACGCTGTCCTCGGACCTGGGTCCCCGGCACTTCGAGTACACGATGTCCCCCGCGCCCGGGCCCACGGGCGCGGTGGAGGCCGTCATCGCCACCGGCCGCGACATCACGGAGGTGCGCAACGCGGAGGACTTCCGCGAGCAGTTCATCGGCATCCTGGGCCACGACCTGCGCAACCCCCTCAACGCGCTGTCCATGTCCGCGCAGCAACTGCAGCGGCAGGGGGAGATGACGGAGCGGCAGAAGGTCTTCACCGGGCGCATCCTCATCAGCGCGGAGCGGATGGACCGGATGATCCGCCAGCTGCTGGACTTCGCCCGCGCCCGGCTGGGCTCCGGGCTGCCGGTGATGCGCTCGCGGTGCGACCTGTTCGACGTGGTGCGCGGCGCGGTGGACGAATCGCGCGCGAGCCACCCCCACCGCGAGGTGCTGCTGGAGCTGATGGGGGACGGACGGGGCGCGTGGGACGTGGACCGGCTGGAGCAGGTGGTGGGCAACCTCCTGTCCAACGCGCTCAAGTTCAGTCCGCCGGAGACCTCCGTGCGGGTGAGCGCCGAGGGCACGCCGACGGAGGCCGTCCTGCGGGTGCACAACCTGGGCACCCCCATCCCGGAGGATCAGCTCCCCCACCTCTTCGCCGCCTGGCGCCGCGCGGGCCGCAGCGAACGGGAGCAGGGCGTGTCCGCGGGGCTGGGGCTGGGGCTCTACATCACCGAACAGATTGTCCGGGCGCACGGCGGCACGGTGCAGGTGACCTCCACCCAGGCGCGCGGGACGACCTTCACGGTGAGGCTGCCGCGCGGCTGA
- the sitI6 gene encoding SitI6 family double-CXXCG motif immunity protein, whose translation MPMRFYQLQRPPPEVARHWSGSLSAEHVWRLPGVECPTCHETWSGQLSLPGVDLSSLPEQSSLVEPRVEPHAEFARLAALVQPLLPPGLSTEPGMQFGPLRGMAHGTWGPLSARFGWEVLVTQEALQGLQDAGIRGLVPVRTELQGLEAGVALHELELPIRGLLHRDSVLTGPKCQTCGWYETRIAPEPCLDGDALPHEVDLFRPENGTTYTLVNERFVEAVHALGPSDVVFREVGVMPQSRSGLIH comes from the coding sequence ATGCCGATGCGCTTCTATCAACTCCAACGTCCGCCTCCAGAAGTCGCGAGACACTGGAGCGGCAGCCTTTCCGCCGAGCATGTCTGGAGGCTGCCCGGGGTGGAGTGCCCGACCTGCCACGAAACCTGGAGCGGACAACTGTCCCTGCCGGGTGTCGACCTGTCCTCGCTGCCCGAGCAGAGCTCCCTGGTGGAGCCCCGTGTCGAACCGCATGCTGAATTCGCACGTCTCGCGGCCCTCGTTCAGCCATTGCTGCCTCCAGGGCTGAGCACCGAACCGGGCATGCAATTCGGCCCCTTGCGAGGCATGGCCCACGGTACCTGGGGGCCCTTGAGTGCACGGTTCGGATGGGAAGTGCTGGTGACCCAGGAGGCGCTACAAGGCCTTCAAGATGCAGGCATCCGAGGCCTCGTCCCGGTGCGCACGGAACTTCAGGGCCTGGAAGCAGGCGTCGCCCTGCATGAGCTGGAGCTGCCCATCCGAGGCCTCCTGCACCGGGACTCCGTGCTGACGGGACCCAAGTGCCAAACCTGTGGTTGGTACGAGACACGGATCGCTCCCGAGCCCTGCCTGGACGGTGATGCCCTTCCTCACGAGGTGGACCTCTTCCGCCCTGAGAACGGGACCACCTACACCCTCGTCAACGAGCGCTTCGTCGAAGCCGTCCACGCCCTGGGCCCCAGCGACGTGGTCTTCCGCGAAGTCGGTGTGATGCCGCAGTCCCGCTCCGGATTGATTCACTGA
- a CDS encoding DUF2378 family protein — MVPSEKRIFAQSVEALFVRALGPHLSRDGRQKLKAAGLDLSEPLRHNYALEQWRAFLEVAARDVFPGQPSEAAYLELGARYLQGFRQTSVGRASMQLVTHLGPEKTLERVPYNLRAGNNFNEVRVEELSRNAATLWVKDVLADNPFFACGFLAETLRASGAGTLEVKPIAFDGTAATFRLTWVEAKGQRPAGTVAPVRRLFG, encoded by the coding sequence ATGGTCCCATCCGAAAAGCGAATCTTCGCCCAGAGCGTGGAAGCCCTCTTCGTGCGTGCCCTGGGGCCGCACCTGTCGCGGGACGGGCGCCAGAAGCTGAAGGCCGCGGGCCTGGACCTGTCCGAACCGCTGCGTCACAACTACGCGCTGGAGCAGTGGCGGGCCTTCCTGGAGGTGGCGGCGCGGGACGTGTTCCCGGGGCAGCCCTCGGAGGCGGCCTACCTGGAGCTGGGCGCGCGCTACCTGCAGGGCTTCCGGCAGACGTCCGTGGGGCGCGCGAGCATGCAGCTGGTGACGCACCTGGGCCCGGAGAAGACGCTGGAGCGCGTGCCGTACAACCTGCGCGCGGGCAACAACTTCAATGAAGTGCGCGTGGAGGAGCTGTCGCGGAACGCCGCCACCTTGTGGGTGAAGGACGTGCTGGCGGACAACCCCTTCTTCGCCTGCGGCTTCCTAGCGGAGACGCTGCGGGCGTCGGGGGCGGGCACGCTGGAGGTGAAGCCCATCGCCTTCGACGGGACGGCGGCCACCTTCCGCCTCACCTGGGTGGAGGCCAAGGGGCAGCGGCCGGCGGGCACGGTGGCGCCGGTCCGCCGGCTGTTCGGGTAG